In Phocoena sinus isolate mPhoSin1 chromosome 10, mPhoSin1.pri, whole genome shotgun sequence, a single genomic region encodes these proteins:
- the TNS2 gene encoding tensin-2 isoform X1: MCWEGGLLSGSRALGQLLRKESGAGRAMKGKWLPPPGRFQEAPGQAPALFGPHGRHPRQPDTMKSSGPVERLLRALGRRDSSRATSRPRKAEPHSFREKVFRKKPPVCAVCKVTIDGTGVSCRVCKVATHRKCEAKVTSSCQALPPTELRRNTAPVRRIEHLGSTKSLNYSKQRSTLPRLRLLPRSFSLDPLMERRWDLDLTYVTERILAAAFPARPDEQRHRGHLRELAHVLQSKHRDKYLLFNLSEKRHDLTRLNPKVQDFGWPELHAPPLDKLCSICKAMETWLSADPQHVVVLYCKGSKGKLGVIVSAYMHYSKISAGADQALATLTMRKFCEDKVASELQPSQRRYISYFSGLLSGSIRMNSSPLFLHYVLVPMLPAFEPGTGFQPFLKIYQSMQLVYTSGIYHVAGPGPQQLCISLEPALLLKGDVMVTCYHRGSRGTDRTLVFRVQFHTCTIHGPRLTFPKDQLDEAWADERFPFQASVEFVFSSSPEKIKGSTPRNEPSVSVDYNTAEPAVRWDSYENFNLHHEDSVDDSVTHTRGPLDGSPYAQVQRAPRQTPPAPSPEPPPPPLLSVSSDSGHSSTLTAEPAAESPGRPPPTAAERRELERLLGGCGVAAGGQGAGRETAILDDEEQPPAGGGPRLGMYSGHRPGLSRHCSCRQGYREPCGVPNGGYYRPEGTLERRRLAYGAYEGPPQGYAEASVEKRRLCRSLSEGPYPYPPELGKPANGDFGYRAPGYREVVILEDPGLPALCSCPACEEKLALPTAALYGLRLEREAGEGWANEAGKPLLHPVRPGHPLPLLVPSCGHHHAPVPDYSCLKPPKAGEEGHEGCSYAMCPEGRYGHPGYPALVTYGYGGAVPSYCPAYGRAPHSCGSPGEGRRYPSSGAHSPRAGSISPGSPPYPQSRNLSYEIPVEEGGDRYPPPGHLAPAGPLASAESPEPVSWRESPSGHSTLPRSPRDAQCSASSELSGPSTPLHTSSPVQGKESTRRQDTRSPTLAPTQRLSPREALPPASQGGAERAPELPARSGPEPPAPGPFCPASPPSSPNDWPQERIPGGRSDSTSPRGPVPTTLPGLRHAPWQGLRDSPDSPDGSPLTPVPTQMPWLVASPEPPRSSPVPAFPLTASYDISGPTQPPLPEKRHLLGPGQQPGPWGPEQASPPARGTSHHVTFAPLVPDNAPQPPEPPMQESQSNVKFVQDTSKFWYKPHLSRDQAIALLKDKDPGAFLIRDSHSFQGAYGLALKVATPPPSAQPWKGDPLEQLVRHFLIETGPKGVKIKGCPSEPYFGSLSALVSQHSISPLSLPCCLRIPSKDPLEEAPEAPAPANMSTAADLLRQGAACSVLYLTSVETESLTGPQAVARASSAALSCSPRPTPAIVHFKVSAQGITLTDNQRKLFFRRHYPVNSITFASTDPQDRRWTNPDGTTSKIFGFVAKKPGSPWENVCHLFAELDPDQPAGAIVTFITKVLLGQRK; this comes from the exons ATGTGTTGGGAGGGGGGCCTCCTGTCCGGTTCTCGGGCCCTGGGACAGCTGCTGAGGAAGGAGAGCGGAGCTGGGAGAGCCATGAAG GGGAAGTGGCTGCCTCCGCCAGGCCGCTTCCAGGAAGCCCCGGGCCAGGCCCCAGCATTGTTCGGGCCCCACGGCCGGCACCCCAGGCAGCCGGACACCATGAAGTCCAGCGGCCCAGTGGAGAGGCTGCTCAgagccctggggaggagggacagcAGCCGGGCCACCAGCAGG CCTAGAAAAGCTGAGCCACATAGCTTCCGGGAGAAGGTTTTCCGGAAGAAACCACCGGTCTGTGCAGTGTGTAAGGTGACCATCGATGGGACAGGCGTCTCATGCCGAG TCTGCAAGGTTGCGACACACAGAAAATGTGAAGCAAAG GTGACTTCGTCCTGTCAGGCCTTGCCTCCCACGGAGCTG CGGAGAAACACGGCCCCTGTGAGGCGCATAGAGCACCTG GGATCCACCAAGTCTCTGAACTACTCAAAGCAACGCAGCACTCTGCCCAG GCTTCGCCTCCTCCCCAGGAGCTTCAGCCTGGATCCTCTCATGGAGCGCCGCTGGGACTTGGACCTCACCTACGTGACGGAGCGGATCCTGGCCGCCGCCTTCCCTGCGCGGCCCGACGAACAGCGACACCGCGGACACCTGCGCGAGCTGGCTCACGTGCTGCAATCCAAGCACCGCGACAAGTACCTG CTCTTCAACCTTTCAGAGAAAAGACATGACCTGACCCGCCTAAACCCCAAG GTCCAGGACTTTGGCTGGCCTGAGCTGCACGCACCCCCGCTGGACAAGCTGTGCTCCATCTGCAAAGCCATGGAGACGTGGCTCAGTGCTGACCCGCAGCATGTGGTCGTACTGTACTGCAAG GGGAGCAAAGGCAAGCTCGGGGTCATCGTCTCTGCCTACATGCACTACAGCAAGATCTCTGCAGG GGCGGACCAGGCGCTGGCTACCCTTACCATGCGGAAGTTCTGTGAGGACAAAGTGGCCTCGGAGCTGCAGCCCTCCCAGCGCCG GTATATCAGCTACTTCAGTGGTCTGCTGTCCGGCTCCATCAGAATGAACAGCAGCCCTCTCTTCCTGCACTATGTGCTCGTGCCCATGCTGCCAGCCTTTGAACCTGGCACGG GTTTCCAACCCTTCCTCAAGATCTACCAGTCCATGCAGCTTGTCTACACATCTGGAATCTA tcATGTTGCAGGCCCTGGTCCCCAGCAGCTTTGCATCAGCCTGGAGCCGGCTCTCCTCCTCAAAGGCGATGTCATG gTGACGTGCTATCACAGGGGTAGCCGGGGGACTGACCGGACCCTCGTGTTCCGAGTCCAGTTCCACACGTGTACCATCCATGGACCACGGCTCACCTTCCCCAAGGACCAGCTGGACGAGGCCTGGGCCG ACGAGAGGTTCCCCTTCCAAGCCTCGGTGGAGTTCGTCTTCTCCTCCAGCCCAGAGAAGATCAAAG GCAGCACCCCACGGAATGAGCCCTCGGTCTCTGTTGACTACAACACGGCAGAGCCTGCCGTGCGCTGGGACTCCTACGAGAACTTCAACCTGCACCACGAGGACAGTGTGGATG ACTCCGTCACCCATACCCGGGGGCCCCTGGATGGCAGTCCTTACGCCCAGGTGCAGCGGGCCCCCCGCCAGACCCCGCCGGCGCCCTCTCCggagccgcccccgcccccgctgcTCTCTGTCAGCAGCGATTCTGGCCATTCTTCCACGCTGACCGCCGAGCCCGCCGCCGAGTCCCCTGGCCGGCCACCTCCGACAGCTGCCGAGCGGCGGGAGCTGGAGCGCCTCCTGGGGGGCTGTGGCGTGGCCGCCGGGGGCCAGGGAGCTGGGCGTGAGACGGCCATCCTCGatgatgaagagcagcccccggcGGGCGGAGGCCCCCGCCTTGGAATGTATTCGGGACACAGGCCTGGCCTCAGCCGCCACTGCTCCTGCCGCCAGGGCTACCGGGAACCCTGTGGGGTCCCCAATGGGGGCTACTACCGGCCAGAGGGGACCCTGGAGAGGAGGCGGCTGGCCTACGGGGCCTACGAGGGGCCCCCACAGGGCTATGCTGAGGCCTCCGTGGAGAAGAGGCGCCTCTGCCGATCGCTGTCCGAGGGGCCGTACCCCTACCCGCCTGAGCTGGGGAAACCGGCCAACGGGGACTTTGGCTACCGCGCCCCAGGCTACCGGGAGGTGGTGATCCTGGAGGACCCTGGGCTGCCTGCCCTGTGCTCATGCCCCGCCTGTGAGGAGAAGCTAGCGCTGCCCACGGCAGCCCTCTATGGGCTGCGCCTggagagggaggctggagaggggtGGGCGAATGAGGCTGGCAAGCCCCTCCTGCACCCGGTGCGACCTGGGCACCCGCTGCCCCTGCTGGTGCCTTCCTGTGGGCACCACCATGCCCCAGTGCCCGACTACAGCTGCCTGAAGCCACCCAAGGCAGGCGAGGAAGGGCATGAGGGCTGCTCCTACGCCATGTGCCCCGAAGGCAGGTATGGGCATCCAGGGTACCCTGCCCTGGTGACATACGGCTATGGAGGAGCGGTTCCCAGTTACTGCCCAGCGTATGGCCGGGCGCCTCACAGCTGCGGGTCTCCAGGCGAGGGCAGAAGGTATCCCAGCTCTGGTGCCCACTCCCCCCGGGCTGGCTCCATTTCCCCCGGCAGCCCACCCTACCCCCAATCCAGGAACCTCAGCTACGAGATCcctgtggaggagggaggggacaggtaTCCGCCGCCCGGGCACCTGGCCCCAGCAGGACCCTTGGCATCTGCAG AGTCACCGGAGCCTGTGTCCTGGAGGGAGAGCCCCAGCGGGCACAGCACCCTGCCTCGGTCTCCCCGAGATGCCCAGTGCAGTGCCTCTTCTGAGCTGTCCGGTCCCTCCACACCCCTGCACACCAGCAGCCCAGTCCAGGGCAAGGAGAG CACCCGACGGCAGGACACTAGGTCCCCCACCTTGGCGCCCACTCAGagactgagtcccagagaggccTTGCCACCTGCTTCCCAGGGAGGGGCTGAAAGAGCTCCAGAGCTGCCAGCAAGAAGTGGGCCTGAGCCTCCGGCCCCTGGTCCCTTCTGCCCAGCCTCCCCACCCAGCTCACCCAACGACTGGCCTCAGGAGAGGATCCCGGGGGGCCGTTCGGACAGCACCAGTCCAAGGGGCCCTGTACCCACCACCCTGCCCGGCCTCCGCCACGCCCCCTGGCAGGGCCTTCGAGACTCCCCGGACAGCCCAGACGGGTCCCCCCTCACCCCTGTGCCTACTCAGATGCCCTGGCTTGTGGCTAGCCCAGAGCCGCCGCGGAGCTCACCCGTACCTGCCTTCCCTCTGACTGCATCTTATGACATCAGTGGCCCTACCCAGCCCCCACTTCCCGAGAAGCGCCACCTGCTGGGGCCTGGGCAACAGCCGGGACCCTGGGGCCCAGAGCAGGCATCGCCACCAGCTAGAGGCACGAGTCACCATGTCACCTTTGCACCTCTGGTCCCGGATaatgccccccaacccccag AGCCTCCTATGCAAGAGAGCCAGAGCAACGTCAAGTTTGTCCAGGATACGTCCAAGTTCTGGTATAAGCCACACCTGTCCCGTGACCAAG CCATTGCCCTGCTGAAGGACAAGGACCCTGGGGCCTTCTTGATCAGGGACAGTCATTCATTCCAAGGAGCCTATGGGCTGGCTCTCAAGGTGGCTACGCCCCCACCCAGCGCCCAGCCCTGGAAAG GGGACCCCTTGGAACAGCTCGTCCGCCATTTTCTCATTGAGACTGGGCCCAAAGGGGTGAAGATCAAGGGGTGCCCCAGCGAGCCCTACTTTG GCAGCCTGTCGGCCCTGGTCTCCCAGCACTCCATCTCCCCGCTGTCCCTGCCCTGCTGCCTGCGTATTCCCAGCAAAG ATCCTCTGGAGGAGGCCCCAGAGGCCCCAGCGCCCGCCAACATGAGCACAGCGGCAGACCTCCTGCGCCAGGGCGCCG cctGCAGTGTGCTCTACCTGACCTCAGTGGAGACGGAGTCGCTGACAGGCCCCCAAGCGGTGGCGCGGGCCAGCTCCGCAGCTCTGAGCTGCAGCCCCCGCCCCACGCCAGCCATTGTCCACTTCAAGGTCTCAGCCCAGGGCATCACGCTGACGGACAACCAGAGGAA GCTCTTCTTTCGCCGCCATTATCCAGTGAACAGCATCACCTTCGCCAGCACTGACCCTCAGGACCGGAG ATGGACCAACCCGGACGGGACCACCTCCAA GATCTTTGGTTTCGTGGCCAAGAAGCCGGGAAGCCCCTGGGAGAATGTGTGTCACCTCTTTGCAGAGCTTGACCCAGATCAGCCTGCAGGTGCCATTGTCACCTTCATCACCAAAGTTCTGCTGGGccagagaaaatga
- the TNS2 gene encoding tensin-2 isoform X10 produces MCWEGGLLSGSRALGQLLRKESGAGRAMKGKWLPPPGRFQEAPGQAPALFGPHGRHPRQPDTMKSSGPVERLLRALGRRDSSRATSRPRKAEPHSFREKVFRKKPPVCAVCKVTIDGTGVSCRVCKVATHRKCEAKVTSSCQALPPTELRRNTAPVRRIEHLGSTKSLNYSKQRSTLPRLRLLPRSFSLDPLMERRWDLDLTYVTERILAAAFPARPDEQRHRGHLRELAHVLQSKHRDKYLLFNLSEKRHDLTRLNPKVQDFGWPELHAPPLDKLCSICKAMETWLSADPQHVVVLYCKGSKGKLGVIVSAYMHYSKISAGADQALATLTMRKFCEDKVASELQPSQRRYISYFSGLLSGSIRMNSSPLFLHYVLVPMLPAFEPGTGFQPFLKIYQSMQLVYTSGIYHVAGPGPQQLCISLEPALLLKGDVMVTCYHRGSRGTDRTLVFRVQFHTCTIHGPRLTFPKDQLDEAWADERFPFQASVEFVFSSSPEKIKGSTPRNEPSVSVDYNTAEPAVRWDSYENFNLHHEDSVDDSVTHTRGPLDGSPYAQVQRAPRQTPPAPSPEPPPPPLLSVSSDSGHSSTLTAEPAAESPGRPPPTAAERRELERLLGGCGVAAGGQGAGRETAILDDEEQPPAGGGPRLGMYSGHRPGLSRHCSCRQGYREPCGVPNGGYYRPEGTLERRRLAYGAYEGPPQGYAEASVEKRRLCRSLSEGPYPYPPELGKPANGDFGYRAPGYREVVILEDPGLPALCSCPACEEKLALPTAALYGLRLEREAGEGWANEAGKPLLHPVRPGHPLPLLVPSCGHHHAPVPDYSCLKPPKAGEEGHEGCSYAMCPEGRYGHPGYPALVTYGYGGAVPSYCPAYGRAPHSCGSPGEGRRYPSSGAHSPRAGSISPGSPPYPQSRNLSYEIPVEEGGDRYPPPGHLAPAGPLASAESPEPVSWRESPSGHSTLPRSPRDAQCSASSELSGPSTPLHTSSPVQGKESTRRQDTRSPTLAPTQRLSPREALPPASQGGAERAPELPARSGPEPPAPGPFCPASPPSSPNDWPQERIPGGRSDSTSPRGPVPTTLPGLRHAPWQGLRDSPDSPDGSPLTPVPTQMPWLVASPEPPRSSPVPAFPLTASYDISGPTQPPLPEKRHLLGPGQQPGPWGPEQASPPARGTSHHVTFAPLVPDNAPQPPEPPMQESQSNVKFVQDTSKFWYKPHLSRDQAIALLKDKDPGAFLIRDSHSFQGAYGLALKVATPPPSAQPWKGDPLEQLVRHFLIETGPKGVKIKGCPSEPYFGSLSALVSQHSISPLSLPCCLRIPSKDPLEEAPEAPAPANMSTAADLLRQGAGLSPGHHADGQPEEALLSPPLSSEQHHLRQH; encoded by the exons ATGTGTTGGGAGGGGGGCCTCCTGTCCGGTTCTCGGGCCCTGGGACAGCTGCTGAGGAAGGAGAGCGGAGCTGGGAGAGCCATGAAG GGGAAGTGGCTGCCTCCGCCAGGCCGCTTCCAGGAAGCCCCGGGCCAGGCCCCAGCATTGTTCGGGCCCCACGGCCGGCACCCCAGGCAGCCGGACACCATGAAGTCCAGCGGCCCAGTGGAGAGGCTGCTCAgagccctggggaggagggacagcAGCCGGGCCACCAGCAGG CCTAGAAAAGCTGAGCCACATAGCTTCCGGGAGAAGGTTTTCCGGAAGAAACCACCGGTCTGTGCAGTGTGTAAGGTGACCATCGATGGGACAGGCGTCTCATGCCGAG TCTGCAAGGTTGCGACACACAGAAAATGTGAAGCAAAG GTGACTTCGTCCTGTCAGGCCTTGCCTCCCACGGAGCTG CGGAGAAACACGGCCCCTGTGAGGCGCATAGAGCACCTG GGATCCACCAAGTCTCTGAACTACTCAAAGCAACGCAGCACTCTGCCCAG GCTTCGCCTCCTCCCCAGGAGCTTCAGCCTGGATCCTCTCATGGAGCGCCGCTGGGACTTGGACCTCACCTACGTGACGGAGCGGATCCTGGCCGCCGCCTTCCCTGCGCGGCCCGACGAACAGCGACACCGCGGACACCTGCGCGAGCTGGCTCACGTGCTGCAATCCAAGCACCGCGACAAGTACCTG CTCTTCAACCTTTCAGAGAAAAGACATGACCTGACCCGCCTAAACCCCAAG GTCCAGGACTTTGGCTGGCCTGAGCTGCACGCACCCCCGCTGGACAAGCTGTGCTCCATCTGCAAAGCCATGGAGACGTGGCTCAGTGCTGACCCGCAGCATGTGGTCGTACTGTACTGCAAG GGGAGCAAAGGCAAGCTCGGGGTCATCGTCTCTGCCTACATGCACTACAGCAAGATCTCTGCAGG GGCGGACCAGGCGCTGGCTACCCTTACCATGCGGAAGTTCTGTGAGGACAAAGTGGCCTCGGAGCTGCAGCCCTCCCAGCGCCG GTATATCAGCTACTTCAGTGGTCTGCTGTCCGGCTCCATCAGAATGAACAGCAGCCCTCTCTTCCTGCACTATGTGCTCGTGCCCATGCTGCCAGCCTTTGAACCTGGCACGG GTTTCCAACCCTTCCTCAAGATCTACCAGTCCATGCAGCTTGTCTACACATCTGGAATCTA tcATGTTGCAGGCCCTGGTCCCCAGCAGCTTTGCATCAGCCTGGAGCCGGCTCTCCTCCTCAAAGGCGATGTCATG gTGACGTGCTATCACAGGGGTAGCCGGGGGACTGACCGGACCCTCGTGTTCCGAGTCCAGTTCCACACGTGTACCATCCATGGACCACGGCTCACCTTCCCCAAGGACCAGCTGGACGAGGCCTGGGCCG ACGAGAGGTTCCCCTTCCAAGCCTCGGTGGAGTTCGTCTTCTCCTCCAGCCCAGAGAAGATCAAAG GCAGCACCCCACGGAATGAGCCCTCGGTCTCTGTTGACTACAACACGGCAGAGCCTGCCGTGCGCTGGGACTCCTACGAGAACTTCAACCTGCACCACGAGGACAGTGTGGATG ACTCCGTCACCCATACCCGGGGGCCCCTGGATGGCAGTCCTTACGCCCAGGTGCAGCGGGCCCCCCGCCAGACCCCGCCGGCGCCCTCTCCggagccgcccccgcccccgctgcTCTCTGTCAGCAGCGATTCTGGCCATTCTTCCACGCTGACCGCCGAGCCCGCCGCCGAGTCCCCTGGCCGGCCACCTCCGACAGCTGCCGAGCGGCGGGAGCTGGAGCGCCTCCTGGGGGGCTGTGGCGTGGCCGCCGGGGGCCAGGGAGCTGGGCGTGAGACGGCCATCCTCGatgatgaagagcagcccccggcGGGCGGAGGCCCCCGCCTTGGAATGTATTCGGGACACAGGCCTGGCCTCAGCCGCCACTGCTCCTGCCGCCAGGGCTACCGGGAACCCTGTGGGGTCCCCAATGGGGGCTACTACCGGCCAGAGGGGACCCTGGAGAGGAGGCGGCTGGCCTACGGGGCCTACGAGGGGCCCCCACAGGGCTATGCTGAGGCCTCCGTGGAGAAGAGGCGCCTCTGCCGATCGCTGTCCGAGGGGCCGTACCCCTACCCGCCTGAGCTGGGGAAACCGGCCAACGGGGACTTTGGCTACCGCGCCCCAGGCTACCGGGAGGTGGTGATCCTGGAGGACCCTGGGCTGCCTGCCCTGTGCTCATGCCCCGCCTGTGAGGAGAAGCTAGCGCTGCCCACGGCAGCCCTCTATGGGCTGCGCCTggagagggaggctggagaggggtGGGCGAATGAGGCTGGCAAGCCCCTCCTGCACCCGGTGCGACCTGGGCACCCGCTGCCCCTGCTGGTGCCTTCCTGTGGGCACCACCATGCCCCAGTGCCCGACTACAGCTGCCTGAAGCCACCCAAGGCAGGCGAGGAAGGGCATGAGGGCTGCTCCTACGCCATGTGCCCCGAAGGCAGGTATGGGCATCCAGGGTACCCTGCCCTGGTGACATACGGCTATGGAGGAGCGGTTCCCAGTTACTGCCCAGCGTATGGCCGGGCGCCTCACAGCTGCGGGTCTCCAGGCGAGGGCAGAAGGTATCCCAGCTCTGGTGCCCACTCCCCCCGGGCTGGCTCCATTTCCCCCGGCAGCCCACCCTACCCCCAATCCAGGAACCTCAGCTACGAGATCcctgtggaggagggaggggacaggtaTCCGCCGCCCGGGCACCTGGCCCCAGCAGGACCCTTGGCATCTGCAG AGTCACCGGAGCCTGTGTCCTGGAGGGAGAGCCCCAGCGGGCACAGCACCCTGCCTCGGTCTCCCCGAGATGCCCAGTGCAGTGCCTCTTCTGAGCTGTCCGGTCCCTCCACACCCCTGCACACCAGCAGCCCAGTCCAGGGCAAGGAGAG CACCCGACGGCAGGACACTAGGTCCCCCACCTTGGCGCCCACTCAGagactgagtcccagagaggccTTGCCACCTGCTTCCCAGGGAGGGGCTGAAAGAGCTCCAGAGCTGCCAGCAAGAAGTGGGCCTGAGCCTCCGGCCCCTGGTCCCTTCTGCCCAGCCTCCCCACCCAGCTCACCCAACGACTGGCCTCAGGAGAGGATCCCGGGGGGCCGTTCGGACAGCACCAGTCCAAGGGGCCCTGTACCCACCACCCTGCCCGGCCTCCGCCACGCCCCCTGGCAGGGCCTTCGAGACTCCCCGGACAGCCCAGACGGGTCCCCCCTCACCCCTGTGCCTACTCAGATGCCCTGGCTTGTGGCTAGCCCAGAGCCGCCGCGGAGCTCACCCGTACCTGCCTTCCCTCTGACTGCATCTTATGACATCAGTGGCCCTACCCAGCCCCCACTTCCCGAGAAGCGCCACCTGCTGGGGCCTGGGCAACAGCCGGGACCCTGGGGCCCAGAGCAGGCATCGCCACCAGCTAGAGGCACGAGTCACCATGTCACCTTTGCACCTCTGGTCCCGGATaatgccccccaacccccag AGCCTCCTATGCAAGAGAGCCAGAGCAACGTCAAGTTTGTCCAGGATACGTCCAAGTTCTGGTATAAGCCACACCTGTCCCGTGACCAAG CCATTGCCCTGCTGAAGGACAAGGACCCTGGGGCCTTCTTGATCAGGGACAGTCATTCATTCCAAGGAGCCTATGGGCTGGCTCTCAAGGTGGCTACGCCCCCACCCAGCGCCCAGCCCTGGAAAG GGGACCCCTTGGAACAGCTCGTCCGCCATTTTCTCATTGAGACTGGGCCCAAAGGGGTGAAGATCAAGGGGTGCCCCAGCGAGCCCTACTTTG GCAGCCTGTCGGCCCTGGTCTCCCAGCACTCCATCTCCCCGCTGTCCCTGCCCTGCTGCCTGCGTATTCCCAGCAAAG ATCCTCTGGAGGAGGCCCCAGAGGCCCCAGCGCCCGCCAACATGAGCACAGCGGCAGACCTCCTGCGCCAGGGCGCCG GTCTCAGCCCAGGGCATCACGCTGACGGACAACCAGAGGAA GCTCTTCTTTCGCCGCCATTATCCAGTGAACAGCATCACCTTCGCCAGCACTGA